From a region of the Falsiruegeria litorea R37 genome:
- a CDS encoding acyl-CoA dehydrogenase family protein: protein MTLPSPFMTPEREAFRRDMARFIDSEIKPNIEQWEADKGVPWELHAAIGAFGVFGFGIDEKYGGLGFEDAFMRHDFNELLFGCGASGVAAAVGGRAISISPIAKFASEEFKTTVLPEILAGRMMSSLGITEPGAGSDVANITTKAERKGGKWILNGEKTYITGGMDAEWFVIGARTGGPGLAGISLFLVPHDAPGFSRTPLGGKMGWHCSQQATLHMDDCELPESALLGPENKGFIAIMNNFNFERLSLTSGSLGMMKVCYESALDWARERKTFGQRLIEHQVIAHKFAEMSAKIDLNEAYIERICWAINQGLMPVAELAKAKVQATKSLEFVASEAMQVFGGASYMVGNPVERVWREIKIMAIGGGSEEIMRDLAVRQMGLAGQ, encoded by the coding sequence ATGACCCTGCCTTCCCCCTTCATGACCCCCGAGCGCGAAGCCTTTCGCCGCGACATGGCCCGCTTTATCGACAGCGAAATCAAGCCAAACATCGAACAATGGGAAGCAGACAAGGGCGTGCCGTGGGAGTTGCATGCCGCAATTGGTGCTTTTGGCGTTTTTGGTTTCGGCATCGACGAGAAATACGGCGGTCTTGGGTTTGAAGACGCGTTCATGCGTCATGATTTCAACGAGTTGCTGTTTGGCTGCGGCGCATCGGGTGTGGCTGCAGCAGTTGGCGGTCGGGCGATTTCGATCAGTCCGATTGCCAAGTTTGCGTCCGAAGAATTCAAGACCACCGTTCTACCGGAAATCCTGGCGGGTCGCATGATGTCGTCCCTGGGAATTACCGAACCGGGCGCGGGTTCGGATGTGGCTAACATCACCACCAAGGCCGAGCGCAAGGGTGGCAAGTGGATCCTGAACGGCGAGAAAACCTATATCACCGGCGGCATGGACGCCGAATGGTTCGTCATTGGCGCGCGAACCGGTGGGCCGGGACTGGCAGGGATATCGCTGTTTTTGGTGCCACACGACGCGCCGGGTTTTAGCCGCACGCCCCTTGGAGGCAAGATGGGCTGGCACTGCTCGCAGCAAGCAACGCTGCACATGGACGATTGCGAACTGCCCGAAAGCGCCCTTTTGGGACCAGAAAACAAGGGTTTCATCGCGATCATGAACAACTTCAACTTCGAGCGTCTGTCGCTGACGTCCGGCTCGTTGGGGATGATGAAAGTCTGCTATGAAAGCGCGCTCGATTGGGCTCGGGAACGCAAGACATTCGGCCAGCGGCTTATCGAGCATCAGGTCATCGCCCACAAGTTTGCCGAAATGTCAGCCAAAATCGACCTGAACGAAGCTTACATCGAACGCATCTGCTGGGCCATCAATCAGGGCCTGATGCCGGTTGCGGAACTGGCCAAAGCCAAAGTGCAAGCCACCAAGTCGCTTGAGTTTGTAGCCTCTGAGGCAATGCAGGTCTTTGGCGGTGCCAGCTATATGGTCGGCAACCCGGTTGAACGGGTTTGGCGCGAGATCAAGATCATGGCCATCGGCGGTGGATCCGAGGAAATCATGCGCGACCTGGCAGTGCGACAGATGGGATTGGCCGGGCAGTGA
- a CDS encoding YceI family protein: MKHLTRLATAALMTTSLATFAQAGGHANWTSVADQSSIAFGSIKKDTVGEVHHFEDVIGTVSEAGELAVSIQLGSVETYIDIRNERMIEHVFRAADAKATLAGEVDMEELDALGVGETTLTDFEGVLSLGGLEADIEAELLVARLSEDRVLVTTANMIMLSTADLGIDAGIDTLMKLAKLPGITRVTPVTVRMVFEK; the protein is encoded by the coding sequence GTGAAACACCTGACCCGCCTCGCCACTGCGGCGCTTATGACGACCAGCCTTGCCACTTTTGCCCAAGCGGGCGGGCACGCCAATTGGACCTCGGTCGCGGACCAGTCGAGCATCGCTTTTGGTTCGATCAAGAAAGACACCGTAGGTGAAGTGCATCATTTCGAAGATGTGATCGGAACGGTCAGCGAGGCCGGAGAGTTGGCGGTTTCGATCCAGCTTGGCTCGGTCGAAACCTACATCGATATCCGCAACGAACGGATGATCGAACATGTGTTCAGGGCTGCTGATGCCAAGGCCACTCTGGCGGGTGAAGTTGACATGGAAGAGTTGGACGCGCTGGGCGTTGGTGAAACCACACTGACCGATTTCGAGGGTGTTCTGTCTCTGGGTGGTCTTGAGGCTGACATCGAGGCCGAGCTGCTGGTGGCGCGCCTGAGCGAGGATCGTGTACTGGTGACGACCGCCAACATGATCATGCTGTCGACCGCCGATCTGGGTATCGACGCGGGCATCGATACCTTGATGAAACTGGCCAAGCTGCCGGGGATCACGCGGGTCACGCCCGTGACGGTGCGTATGGTGTTCGAGAAGTAA
- a CDS encoding c-type cytochrome has protein sequence MKRMIIGAALVLGAFNTGAWAEGDAKAGKKVFKKCKACHTVKEGKNKVGPTLYGIVGAQAGQVDGFKYSPALLEAGLTWDAETLRAFLTKPKELVPGNKMSFAGLKKEQQIDDLIAYLVAESEE, from the coding sequence ATGAAACGGATGATCATTGGGGCGGCACTGGTTTTGGGCGCCTTTAACACGGGCGCTTGGGCCGAAGGCGACGCCAAGGCCGGCAAGAAAGTGTTCAAGAAGTGCAAGGCCTGCCACACGGTCAAGGAAGGCAAGAACAAGGTTGGGCCGACGCTCTATGGTATCGTCGGTGCGCAAGCGGGGCAGGTTGATGGGTTCAAATACTCGCCCGCGCTGCTTGAGGCAGGGCTGACCTGGGATGCCGAGACGCTCAGGGCGTTTCTGACCAAGCCCAAGGAACTGGTGCCGGGCAACAAGATGTCCTTTGCGGGGCTGAAAAAGGAACAGCAGATCGACGATCTGATCGCTTATCTGGTGGCAGAAAGCGAAGAGTAA
- a CDS encoding pyridoxamine 5'-phosphate oxidase family protein, protein MPRAFNKLMFTPAVLAHQERMGSARSYEKFLTEGPKSGHLIGPAEKAFIEARDGFYQSTVSETGWPYVQFRGGPVGFLKVLGESTLGYADLSGNRQYISRGNLDGNDRVAMILMDYANQRRLKILGRVSFTEGEQAAASLFIEGSETQPERAVIIKVEALDWNCPRHITPRYTEAELRPHLNQLGLEIAQLKAENERLKAELAGK, encoded by the coding sequence ATGCCCCGCGCCTTTAACAAACTGATGTTCACCCCTGCTGTGCTCGCCCATCAAGAACGCATGGGTTCGGCCCGCAGCTATGAAAAATTCCTGACCGAAGGCCCCAAAAGCGGCCACCTGATCGGTCCGGCCGAAAAGGCATTCATCGAGGCCCGGGATGGGTTCTATCAATCCACCGTGTCCGAAACCGGCTGGCCCTATGTGCAGTTTCGCGGTGGACCTGTGGGGTTCCTCAAGGTGTTGGGGGAAAGCACACTCGGCTATGCGGATCTGAGCGGCAACCGCCAATACATCTCGCGCGGGAACCTGGATGGCAACGACAGGGTGGCGATGATCCTGATGGATTACGCCAACCAACGCCGCCTGAAGATACTGGGCCGTGTGAGCTTTACCGAAGGCGAACAGGCGGCGGCGAGCCTCTTCATCGAAGGGTCAGAAACCCAACCCGAACGCGCCGTGATCATCAAGGTCGAAGCGCTGGATTGGAATTGTCCCCGCCACATCACGCCCCGCTATACTGAGGCCGAGTTGCGCCCCCATTTGAACCAACTGGGGCTGGAGATCGCACAGTTGAAGGCCGAGAATGAGAGGTTGAAGGCGGAGTTGGCGGGCAAGTAG
- a CDS encoding acetyl-CoA C-acetyltransferase, translating to MANAAYIYDAIRTPRSRGKANGSLHEVKPVQLAAGLLREMQSRHDLDTACVGDVVLGCVSPTGDQGSDIAKGAVQAAHWDESVSGVQLDRYCGSGLEAVNTAAAKIASGQEDLMVAGGVESMSRVPMGASGGAMYMDPDMIMDQCAVPQGIGADLIATIDGYTREDVDAYAMESQRRAAHARDNGWFDKSVVPVKDEGGLTILAKDDFIKPDTDMQKLGALNPSFAAMGSFGYDDMALSKYPEVARINHVHTPGNSSGIVDGSAAVLIGSEQAGKDLGLTPRGRIVQATMIATDPVIMLAGPGPAAQKCLDKAGLTVDDIDLWEINEAFASVAMRYMKDLSIDHEITNVNGGSIAMGHPLGATGAMLVSTMLDELERRDAKRAMLSLCIGGGMGISTLIERV from the coding sequence ATGGCGAATGCCGCCTATATTTACGACGCCATCCGCACCCCGCGTTCGCGCGGCAAGGCAAATGGCTCATTGCATGAAGTCAAACCCGTTCAGTTGGCCGCCGGTCTGCTGCGCGAAATGCAAAGCCGCCACGACCTGGATACTGCCTGTGTCGGTGATGTGGTGCTGGGCTGTGTCTCTCCAACCGGGGACCAGGGCAGTGACATCGCCAAAGGTGCAGTTCAAGCGGCACATTGGGATGAAAGCGTCTCAGGCGTTCAGCTTGACCGCTATTGCGGGTCTGGCCTTGAGGCGGTGAACACCGCCGCCGCCAAGATCGCAAGCGGGCAAGAGGACCTGATGGTTGCCGGTGGCGTCGAATCCATGAGCCGCGTGCCTATGGGGGCCTCGGGCGGAGCTATGTACATGGACCCGGATATGATCATGGACCAATGCGCCGTGCCCCAAGGCATCGGCGCCGATCTGATCGCAACCATCGACGGCTACACCCGCGAAGACGTGGACGCCTATGCCATGGAAAGCCAACGTCGCGCCGCGCATGCCCGCGACAACGGCTGGTTCGATAAATCCGTCGTCCCCGTCAAGGATGAAGGTGGTCTGACCATTCTGGCAAAGGATGACTTCATCAAACCCGACACCGACATGCAGAAACTGGGCGCCCTGAACCCGTCGTTCGCCGCTATGGGCAGCTTTGGCTACGACGACATGGCCTTGTCGAAATACCCCGAGGTCGCGCGCATCAACCACGTGCACACGCCTGGCAACTCTTCCGGCATCGTGGATGGCTCCGCCGCCGTTCTGATTGGCTCAGAGCAGGCAGGCAAGGACCTCGGCCTGACCCCGCGCGGTCGCATCGTCCAGGCCACCATGATTGCCACCGATCCCGTCATCATGCTGGCAGGCCCCGGCCCCGCAGCGCAGAAATGCTTGGACAAGGCCGGACTGACTGTGGACGACATCGACCTGTGGGAAATCAACGAAGCCTTCGCCTCGGTCGCCATGCGCTACATGAAGGACCTGAGCATCGATCACGAAATCACCAACGTCAACGGTGGTTCGATCGCCATGGGTCATCCCTTGGGCGCAACCGGCGCGATGCTGGTCTCGACCATGCTGGATGAGCTGGAGCGCCGCGATGCCAAACGCGCGATGCTGTCGCTGTGCATCGGTGGTGGCATGGGCATCTCGACCCTGATCGAGCGCGTGTAA
- a CDS encoding TetR/AcrR family transcriptional regulator, which translates to MTEPQTNKPSLQDKRSQAMRAKICRAAIDCLDRLGYAETTFAKIQAKAGVSRGAITHHFPTKQALVAATAMQLLSNAQSPVARSDTTTGALPVYDLIMTSWNRIVNSSGGRAIVEILVACRTDVELYQLLEESLKDWDRSNVTLIAQFYTSASGDPEDTELLWSIARNFLRGLLLHEKFVSSPEYLTRMMDRFARMMESQLSVRAPSDLNQG; encoded by the coding sequence ATGACAGAGCCACAAACCAACAAACCTTCGCTGCAGGACAAACGCTCGCAAGCCATGCGAGCCAAGATCTGCCGTGCCGCCATCGATTGCCTGGACCGACTTGGTTACGCCGAAACGACATTCGCCAAAATCCAGGCCAAGGCCGGTGTCTCTCGCGGTGCGATCACCCATCACTTTCCCACCAAACAGGCGTTGGTGGCTGCCACAGCCATGCAACTGCTGAGCAATGCCCAAAGCCCAGTTGCTCGTTCAGACACCACAACAGGCGCGCTACCAGTCTATGATCTGATCATGACATCGTGGAACCGGATCGTGAACTCTTCCGGAGGCCGCGCGATTGTAGAAATCCTTGTGGCTTGCCGCACCGACGTCGAATTGTACCAGTTGCTCGAAGAGAGCCTCAAGGACTGGGACCGATCCAATGTCACGCTGATCGCGCAGTTTTACACCAGCGCCAGCGGTGACCCTGAAGACACGGAACTGCTGTGGAGTATCGCGCGAAACTTTTTGCGCGGGCTGCTTTTGCACGAAAAATTCGTCTCGTCGCCCGAATACCTGACGCGGATGATGGACCGCTTTGCCCGCATGATGGAAAGCCAGCTGTCCGTCCGCGCTCCTTCTGATTTGAACCAAGGATAA
- a CDS encoding TetR/AcrR family transcriptional regulator yields the protein MRPNKKDELVSKALEVFYRDGFHATGMDKLVVETGVSKTSMYKHFRTKDDLILAALELRDRNFREWFLNRVAEMADTPEGQLIAGFDALAEWFEEDNYRGCMFIKACSEFQEAEHPIHQQAARHKQILLEHLTGLAKTAGAKDPDCLGSQMLLLKEGAIVSSVLINSGAPARDAKAAARVLLDQALEHQAA from the coding sequence ATGCGCCCGAACAAGAAAGACGAGTTGGTCTCCAAGGCTTTGGAGGTGTTTTACCGGGATGGGTTCCATGCCACGGGCATGGACAAGCTGGTGGTGGAAACCGGGGTCTCCAAGACGTCAATGTACAAGCATTTCCGCACCAAGGACGACCTGATTCTGGCCGCGTTGGAGCTGCGCGACCGGAATTTTCGCGAATGGTTTCTGAACCGTGTGGCCGAGATGGCAGACACGCCCGAGGGGCAGTTGATCGCGGGCTTTGATGCGCTGGCCGAATGGTTTGAAGAGGACAACTATCGCGGTTGCATGTTCATCAAGGCCTGCTCCGAGTTTCAGGAAGCCGAGCATCCGATCCATCAGCAGGCCGCGCGCCACAAGCAGATCCTGCTGGAGCACCTGACGGGGCTCGCCAAGACGGCGGGGGCAAAAGACCCGGATTGTCTGGGCAGTCAGATGCTGCTCTTGAAAGAGGGTGCCATCGTGTCGTCGGTCCTGATCAACAGCGGCGCGCCTGCGCGCGATGCCAAGGCGGCAGCCCGGGTTTTGTTGGATCAGGCGTTGGAGCACCAGGCCGCCTGA
- a CDS encoding 3-hydroxyacyl-CoA dehydrogenase NAD-binding domain-containing protein: protein MAFAYDKDSDGIVTITMDMDGPVNAMNDQFWPLFKGAMDRIEAEDDLKGVVWTSAKETFFAGGDLNMLKGITPDTVGDLFEQVEATKAVMRRMEKLPVPMVAAINGAALGGGYEICLACNHRIAADNPKTKIGLPEVTLGLLPGGGGVVRLTYLLGLEGAMPFLLEGRQLNPQKALKAGLIHEVVAPDQLLARAKEHILSVQGDEAAVTQPWDTKGYKIPGGPSASPRNAPRIAGAAAMLFKKTRGLMPAPTRILDIMTEAAGRVDFDTAQRYESRRFASLTPLAPTKNMIETLFFGMNKVNGGASRPKDIPRTKIARLGVLGAGMMGQGITYSAAMAGIPVVLKDMSIEAAERGKAYTEKLLNKRVDKGRMTAEQRDAVLALITPTDKTEDVKGCDLIIEAVFEKIDVKNAVLAEHEELLATGGFWGSNTSTLPITRLAGASKKPENFVGLHFFSPVDKMPLLEIIAGDQTSDETLARAFDFARQIKKTPIIVGDKTGFYTSRTISTKMFEALQLVAEGQDPMRVDNLSRLTGMPTGMLSLLDEVQLKLANDIYGTQVEMGLLDPEQEATPEARKMVHELVSQHDRHGRATGKGLYDYTSEGKVIWPGLAAWRKEGTDLPDQDIQDRILFRAVLETLRCLEEGVLRSVADGNVGSILGIGAPVHTGGYIQFVNTYGLDRFVARCEELAAKYGDRFTPPEILKQHASEQKLFA, encoded by the coding sequence ATGGCATTTGCATATGACAAGGACTCGGACGGCATCGTCACCATCACCATGGACATGGACGGCCCCGTTAACGCGATGAACGATCAGTTCTGGCCACTGTTCAAGGGCGCGATGGACCGGATCGAGGCAGAAGACGACCTGAAAGGCGTGGTCTGGACCTCGGCCAAGGAGACCTTCTTTGCCGGTGGTGATCTGAACATGCTCAAGGGTATCACACCCGACACCGTGGGCGACCTTTTTGAACAGGTCGAGGCCACCAAGGCCGTCATGCGACGCATGGAAAAACTCCCCGTCCCGATGGTTGCCGCCATCAACGGCGCGGCCTTGGGCGGTGGGTACGAGATCTGTCTGGCCTGCAACCACCGCATCGCCGCCGACAACCCCAAGACCAAGATCGGCCTGCCCGAGGTCACCCTGGGCCTGCTGCCCGGTGGCGGCGGCGTGGTGCGCCTGACCTATCTGCTGGGACTTGAGGGCGCGATGCCCTTCCTGTTGGAGGGGCGTCAACTCAACCCGCAAAAGGCCCTCAAGGCAGGTCTCATTCATGAGGTCGTGGCCCCTGACCAGTTGCTGGCTCGTGCCAAAGAACACATCCTTTCGGTTCAGGGAGATGAAGCCGCCGTTACCCAACCCTGGGACACCAAGGGTTACAAAATTCCCGGCGGCCCTTCGGCCTCGCCCAGGAACGCGCCGCGCATCGCCGGTGCTGCCGCGATGCTGTTCAAGAAAACCCGCGGCCTGATGCCTGCGCCAACGCGCATTCTGGACATCATGACCGAAGCAGCAGGCCGCGTGGACTTCGACACCGCGCAACGCTACGAAAGCCGCCGTTTTGCATCGCTGACGCCACTGGCACCGACCAAGAACATGATCGAAACCCTGTTTTTTGGCATGAACAAGGTCAATGGCGGCGCCTCGCGCCCCAAGGACATCCCACGTACGAAAATCGCGCGTCTGGGCGTTCTGGGCGCGGGTATGATGGGTCAGGGGATCACCTATTCGGCGGCCATGGCGGGCATTCCTGTGGTGCTGAAAGACATGAGCATAGAAGCGGCCGAACGCGGCAAGGCTTATACCGAAAAGCTGCTGAACAAGCGCGTCGACAAGGGCCGCATGACGGCCGAACAGCGTGACGCCGTGCTGGCGCTGATCACGCCGACTGACAAGACCGAAGACGTGAAAGGGTGCGACCTGATCATCGAGGCCGTGTTCGAAAAGATCGACGTCAAGAACGCGGTACTGGCCGAGCATGAAGAATTGCTTGCGACGGGCGGTTTCTGGGGATCGAACACTTCGACCCTGCCGATCACCCGTCTGGCGGGTGCATCCAAGAAGCCCGAGAATTTCGTCGGCCTGCACTTCTTCTCGCCTGTCGACAAGATGCCCCTGCTGGAAATCATCGCAGGCGATCAGACCTCGGACGAAACGCTGGCGCGCGCCTTTGACTTTGCCCGTCAGATCAAGAAAACCCCGATCATCGTGGGCGACAAGACCGGGTTCTACACCTCGCGCACCATCTCGACCAAGATGTTCGAGGCGCTGCAACTGGTGGCCGAGGGACAAGACCCCATGCGCGTCGACAACCTGTCACGCCTGACGGGGATGCCCACCGGTATGCTGTCACTGCTCGATGAGGTGCAGTTGAAACTGGCCAACGACATCTATGGCACGCAGGTAGAAATGGGCTTGCTCGACCCCGAGCAGGAAGCCACGCCAGAAGCACGCAAGATGGTGCACGAGTTGGTCAGCCAGCACGATCGCCACGGCCGCGCCACCGGCAAGGGCCTGTATGATTACACGTCCGAGGGCAAGGTGATCTGGCCCGGTCTGGCCGCCTGGCGCAAAGAGGGCACCGACCTGCCCGATCAGGACATCCAGGACCGCATCCTGTTCCGCGCGGTGCTGGAAACGCTCCGCTGTTTGGAAGAGGGCGTCTTGCGCTCGGTCGCGGATGGCAATGTGGGTTCGATCTTGGGCATCGGTGCGCCGGTCCACACGGGCGGCTACATCCAGTTCGTGAACACCTATGGTCTGGATCGGTTTGTTGCGCGCTGCGAGGAACTGGCCGCAAAATACGGCGACCGCTTCACCCCGCCCGAAATCCTAAAACAGCACGCTTCCGAACAGAAGCTGTTTGCCTGA
- a CDS encoding RNA polymerase sigma factor — protein MKFWRRQTSHEIVRDGVAGVFPRLWRYSLTLTGKPEGADDLTQATCVRAIEQAERFEVGTDLAKWMFRIAHNLWISELRKTAVRTGGGLVAIEDADLRDLKPGPETAVLNREVMVAILRLPEAQRATVVLVYVEGYAYREAAEILDIPIGTVMSRLASARATISQMFEYEKGTRHGR, from the coding sequence ATGAAGTTTTGGCGGCGTCAGACATCGCATGAGATCGTGCGTGATGGAGTTGCAGGCGTTTTTCCTCGCCTTTGGCGGTATAGCCTCACCTTGACCGGCAAGCCCGAAGGCGCAGACGATCTGACTCAGGCCACGTGCGTACGCGCCATAGAGCAAGCTGAGCGCTTCGAGGTCGGCACTGATCTGGCCAAGTGGATGTTTCGCATCGCCCACAACCTGTGGATCAGTGAGCTGCGAAAGACCGCAGTGCGCACAGGCGGTGGGTTGGTCGCCATCGAGGATGCTGATCTGCGCGATCTGAAACCCGGTCCGGAAACTGCGGTGCTCAACCGCGAGGTCATGGTGGCCATTCTGCGCCTGCCCGAGGCGCAACGTGCCACAGTGGTCCTTGTTTACGTCGAGGGCTATGCTTACCGAGAGGCGGCCGAGATCCTAGATATCCCAATCGGCACCGTCATGAGCCGTCTGGCCAGTGCACGGGCCACGATCAGCCAGATGTTCGAATACGAAAAAGGCACGCGCCATGGCAGATAG
- a CDS encoding nuclear transport factor 2 family protein — MTRPPLPPFDRKTAIQKVRLAEDGWNSRNPDLVTPAYTDDSRWRNRHEFPAGHAQIHAFLTRKWEKELEYRLIKELWAFGDNRIAVRYAYEWCDADGTWTRSYGNENWEFAADGRMARRHASINDLPIREEYRLFHWPLGRRPDDHPGLSDLGL, encoded by the coding sequence ATGACCCGCCCTCCTCTCCCCCCGTTTGACCGCAAGACCGCAATCCAAAAAGTGCGCCTGGCCGAAGATGGCTGGAACAGCCGCAACCCTGACCTCGTGACGCCTGCCTATACCGACGACAGCCGCTGGCGGAACCGACATGAATTTCCGGCGGGTCACGCGCAAATCCACGCCTTCCTGACCCGGAAGTGGGAAAAAGAGCTGGAGTATCGCCTGATCAAAGAGCTTTGGGCCTTTGGCGACAACCGGATTGCGGTACGTTATGCCTATGAATGGTGCGATGCGGACGGCACTTGGACGCGATCCTACGGCAATGAAAACTGGGAGTTCGCCGCCGACGGGCGCATGGCCCGCCGCCATGCCTCGATCAACGATCTGCCAATCCGCGAAGAATACCGCCTGTTTCATTGGCCGCTTGGCCGCCGCCCCGACGATCACCCCGGCCTGAGCGATCTGGGCCTTTAG
- a CDS encoding AraC family transcriptional regulator, giving the protein MAVQIPTAIAINLLAGAERRGVDPVALLSRAGLGNTPRDLTVPEFVKLVRTVTLTLDDELAGLHHRPQRIGWTAIMASYVSQAATLGEGYERAVQFMDLGDNSFRYSLRSSGSNVMFEMTRIPGRVVQNEVAIEMILMLVNRMMAWLAGNLGTINRAWFDYPAPPHAYKYRSMFLRAPLLFDQTNSGLALPATLMKLPLIRTEEQAIAYARRTPLDAFLPMDSTSGLSLEVSVIVDSVLSSEGRLVDMDEVGRALAMPSHTLRRRLKKEGVDYSDIRKQVRRDLAVRLLATSDVSVEEIANQTGFSEASAFIRAFRSWTGMTPRAYRSSDAVR; this is encoded by the coding sequence ATGGCGGTTCAGATACCAACGGCGATTGCCATCAACCTGCTTGCAGGGGCCGAACGGCGCGGGGTTGACCCGGTGGCGCTGTTGTCGCGCGCGGGGTTGGGGAATACACCGCGAGATTTGACTGTGCCTGAATTCGTCAAGTTGGTTCGCACCGTGACATTGACCCTAGATGACGAGTTGGCCGGATTGCATCACCGCCCGCAGCGTATCGGGTGGACCGCCATCATGGCGTCCTATGTCAGTCAGGCGGCAACCTTGGGCGAGGGGTATGAGCGGGCAGTTCAGTTCATGGACCTGGGCGACAACTCGTTTCGCTATTCACTGCGCTCATCCGGCAGCAATGTGATGTTCGAGATGACGCGCATTCCTGGTCGCGTGGTTCAGAACGAGGTTGCGATCGAAATGATCCTGATGCTGGTCAATCGAATGATGGCCTGGCTGGCGGGCAATCTGGGGACGATCAATCGGGCCTGGTTCGACTATCCTGCCCCGCCACATGCCTACAAATATCGCAGCATGTTCTTGCGGGCTCCGTTGCTGTTTGATCAGACCAATAGCGGGTTGGCCTTGCCTGCGACATTGATGAAGCTGCCCCTGATCCGGACCGAGGAGCAGGCGATCGCCTATGCTCGACGTACGCCTTTGGACGCATTTTTACCCATGGACAGCACCTCGGGCCTGTCTCTCGAGGTGTCAGTGATCGTCGATAGCGTTCTGTCCAGTGAGGGGCGATTGGTCGACATGGATGAGGTTGGTCGGGCATTGGCAATGCCCAGCCACACCCTGCGGCGGCGTCTGAAGAAAGAGGGCGTGGATTATTCTGACATCCGCAAACAGGTGCGTCGCGACCTGGCGGTACGGCTATTGGCGACGTCGGACGTATCTGTCGAAGAGATCGCCAATCAGACCGGTTTTAGCGAGGCCAGCGCATTCATTCGGGCGTTTAGATCCTGGACAGGGATGACGCCGCGGGCCTATCGGTCCTCTGATGCGGTGAGATAG
- a CDS encoding anti-sigma factor family protein: MADRTFTDEELVAFLDGEEDHAPAAAIREALKEDAVLRQRLDALQIDKQAISDGFAALLAQDRPAPVLPETPASRGYGLGSLALVASLALAIGLSSGAYLTRAPQPGWLAYVAAYQALYSTETLSHIQQDETAQQVELDRVAVAIGKMLTPAELDMLPGAEYKRAQVLSFNGKPLIQLTFLTEGGDPLALCIIRSNKGRSPQPELSQMEGMSAAVWGRDGYEYLLIGGQDDAQISRYAEVLSTADV; the protein is encoded by the coding sequence ATGGCAGATAGAACCTTCACAGACGAAGAGCTTGTCGCCTTTCTTGACGGCGAAGAAGATCACGCGCCGGCGGCCGCCATTCGCGAGGCGCTGAAAGAGGACGCTGTGCTGCGGCAGCGACTGGATGCGTTGCAGATCGACAAACAGGCCATTTCGGATGGGTTTGCCGCGCTGCTGGCGCAGGACCGTCCTGCGCCTGTTCTGCCTGAAACGCCCGCATCGCGCGGCTATGGTCTTGGGAGCCTTGCCTTGGTGGCGAGCCTTGCGTTGGCCATCGGTTTGAGCAGCGGCGCGTATTTGACCCGTGCGCCGCAGCCGGGCTGGTTGGCTTATGTGGCGGCGTATCAGGCGCTTTATTCTACGGAAACCTTGTCGCACATTCAGCAGGATGAAACCGCCCAGCAGGTTGAGCTGGACCGGGTGGCGGTGGCGATAGGCAAGATGTTGACACCCGCCGAGCTCGATATGTTGCCAGGAGCAGAATACAAACGTGCGCAGGTGCTGAGTTTCAATGGCAAGCCACTGATTCAGCTGACGTTCCTGACCGAGGGTGGTGATCCATTGGCATTGTGCATCATCCGGTCGAACAAGGGGCGCTCGCCACAACCAGAGCTGTCGCAGATGGAAGGGATGAGCGCCGCTGTCTGGGGGCGCGATGGTTATGAGTACCTGCTGATTGGCGGGCAGGACGACGCGCAGATCAGCCGGTACGCCGAGGTGCTTTCAACGGCAGATGTCTAA